Below is a window of Impatiens glandulifera chromosome 2, dImpGla2.1, whole genome shotgun sequence DNA.
TTCTTCAGGCAGTCTATCTCTTCTTCAGATCGTCTACCTCTTTTTAGGtcaatatattttcttcattttattaattatttgaatctaTGTGTAGTATACTTGTTTATTTAGATTTTGCTTtatattaggttatttgaatGGCGGAAAATGATAAACAGTTAGAAAGTGTTCAAGTGGAATTGAAAAGAAACTCTAAGGATATTGCTTGGGATTATGGAGTGTTATTTTCCAAAGAGAAGCGGGATTGAATCACTTGCAAGTTATGTAAAAAACTTATTAAGGGAGGTGTTCATAGAATGAAGCACCATATTGCTGGCATTGTTGGACAAGTTGAAGCATGTCCTAAAGCATTTGACGATGATAGAAGGAGAGTCAAAGATTTTCTTGAAAAGACTAAGGATAAAAAACGTGCAAATGCTGAAGAgctaaaagaagagagagatgGAGTTAATATAGATATTGAAGATGATTTAGTGAAGACAAATTTTGTAAGGAAAAAGTCTAAGCATCTTGGGCCTATTGATAAGTGGACGTCCACCATTGATCCAACAAAAGTAAGGCAACAGAGTATAAATGATGCACTGAAgttgaaattttcaaatgatGTGCATGCATATCTTGCTAGATGGGTTTATGAGGTCGGGGTTCCCTTCCATTCAATAGACAATTCAAGTTTTCGACAGTTTGTAGAAGCGGTTGGACAATTTGGCCCAGGCTACAAAACTCCAAGTCAGTATCTTCTTAGAGAGCCACTTTTGAAGCAAGAAGTTGAGAACACTAAGTTATCtctaaagataaatgaagaaaagTGGTTGAAAAATGGGTGCTCAATAATGACTGAATGCATGGACGGACCGTAAGAGACGGAGTATTATGAACTTATGTGTCAATTGTAAATCAGGCACTTCGTTTTTGGGTTCTATTGAAGAGTCAATGGAAGCTCACACTGGAATTTACATCTTTGAGTACGTGGAAAAGTATATAAATGAAATTGGACCTCAACATGTTGTTCAAGTAGTGACGGACAACGCCACAAACAATATGGCAGCAACTGAGCTTTTGAAGGTAAACAACTTCATATTTTTTAGACTTCTTGTGCGACTCATACAATTAATCTCATGCTTGAAGCAATAGGAAAACTATCAAAGTTTAGTGGAGTGCTAGAGAAAGCAAAAGCtctaacaatatttatatatgcaCATCATAGAACTTTGGCAATTATGAGGAAATATACTAAGAAAAAGGATATTGTGAGGCCTGGGGTGACTAGATTTGCCACCTCCTTTTTGACATTGGAAAGTCTCAAAGGAAAGAAAGATCAATTGAGACTTATGTTTACATCTGATGAGTGGAGCAAAACAAAATTACGGACTACTGTGAAAGGTAAAGCGGCGGAGGCTACAGTAACAAGCATTTCATTTTGGAATGGGGTTTCTTTGGCTTTGAATGTTTTCACCCCTTTAGTGAAAGTTCTACGTCTTGTTGATGGTGACAAAATACCCTCAATGGCATTTTTATTTGGAGCACTTAAACAAGCCAAGGAAGAGGTCAAACAAAACttcaaaaaagaagaaaatgacaTCCCTATTTTGAAGATTGTTGATACAAAGTCCAAGGGTAGACTTGATAGCCCTTTGCATTACACTACTTATTTATTGAATCCATTTTTTTACTTCAAAGATTCAAGCATACATAACGATGTCAATGTTATGAATGAGTTCTTGAATTGTGTTGAGAAAGTTTTTTCTACCGATACGAGTATGCAATCTATCATCTCCAATGTCGAATTGTTGAAGTATATAAGAACAAATCTGGAAATTTTAGTAGGAAAATGGCGATTGCAGCATATGAGAAGGTGAATGTGTATCATGATTTTGATCCGGGTAAATCTCTTATCCAATTATCCTTATTATTATCCATTAACACTTAACATATTATAGGTCACTTTTACCATTTATTCTTTTCCTCTTTATTTTTGAAGTTGGATGGTGGTCCAATTATGGTGGTGACACTCCAAACTTGCAAAGAATGGCAATGAGATTTCTTTCATTGACTAGTAGTTCATCGGGGTGTGAAAGAAATTGGAGCCAATTTGAAGGGGTaggtattttttataaattatagttttattattcattaactattattttgatttataatttaataattgattagATACATACTAAGAAGAGGAATAGACTTGAGACATCAAGGTTGAATGATCTAGTATATGTCAAATTCAACGCCAATCTTATGAAGAAGAAAAGTAAAAGAGAAACTGGTGGAGATTTGCTTTTATGTTCTCAAGCTAGTGAAGCTCAAGATTGGCTTGTTGAGGGTGGCGATGAAGATGAGGTCGAGCCAGGTTCAGGACTTACTTGGAAGATGGTGGCAGAGGCTTCAGGGGCAGATGAAGTACTAAGACCAAGGAGGAGTGAAAGGAGAATCACTATTAGAGAACTTGACGAGGATTTAGATACATCAGAAGAGGAACATGAAGAAAATGTTGATTTTGAGTCCGATGATGAGAGAATTATGAATGTAGCTGATGGTGCATACATTGAAGATTTAGAAGATTAATTATGCttacatacttatttttgttaaatgttacTATGTTAGGGAATACTATGTTAGGTAAAATGCCAAAAATGGTAATTATAAAaacatctttattatatttatatttaaatttatttatattatattcaacCGCCTAGGCACCCGAGGCAGTAGGCAGTCACTAACTGCACCGCCGCCGCCTACCGTCGTTTAGAACACTGGAATAAAGAAAGAATCCTTTTTAATTATCTTCACGATAGGGTTATTTCATCTAGACTAGAGTTTTTCGGATTAGGCATGCTCTGTCTTGCTTCGTTTGGGCTTATCTCTTTCCCTttctacaaataaaaaaatattatcaatatacatgtatatatattatttgtttggattttatttatttcctaagTTACCTtcgaaattaaacattaattaataaaatgggTGCATTtaccttaattattatttttctcaaaaatgTCCAACGACAAAAGAGGCAGAAGACGGACAGTGAAATCGGGATATTTGGATGCCGAGAAGACTGAGTAGAAGATGGCACGATCTCTAGCTAGATCTAGTCTTCCTCAATGCCCGTCGAGGAGATTGGGTAGAAGATGCCATGATCTTTGAATGGATCTAATCTTCCCCGATGCCCGTCGAGAAGATCGCATCGAAGAAGGATCTCAACTCTTAAAGACCTATAAAAATAAGATAGATCCCTTGAATCTCTAGAGAGATCCAGACCGGAGAACATcccattattttttcattttttcattttttcttcttgGAGTGATAGAGAGTGGGAAAGTTAGTTAGAATAGAGTGATTTGGGTTAACTATTCAAGTCATTTGTCTAAAACTTGTATATTGCTAAAATATCTACACAATTCTCATTTTGAGtattgtgaaataaaatgtttttaactaaaactatatttatttagagGCATATGTATTAAGTGTATCAAACTCAAAATGTATTGTTACGTATTTATCAACCTcaatttttttcacatttaataaagaaaattaaaattaaaatagttatacATCAATAATTCAACACATTACAAAAaccaaattaaacattaaatgtCATAATCTTAATACATAAATTGTCCTTGCTACACGAAGGGCCTCAGGAGAGGTGATCTATTGAGGTCGATGCTAACTTCGTCCTCTTCCTCTTCTCGTTGTTCAACAGGCTCTAAGTAAACGCCGTTCATGCGTCAACAAACTGAGTTATGAAGAGTTGTATTCGAATCAATGATGACCAACTGCTTCTAGACTTCAAAGCCAACAAGAGAATAACCTTTATGAACAATGTGCTACTTATTTTTCTAGGCGCCGAACGTCCTCTAAATCATTGATCTTAAGCTCGAGTGGATGAGATTGAAGAACTCTAAATCCTTCAGTGCGTTGTGTTCAAATTTTGAGGATGTTAACGCCTATATCAATATGGCGCCATGAACCCCGACTTCTTAACATAGCCGTTGCAACATAGGTAGAATTTACCTacaaaatacattatttaaCTTCATGAAAACGCATATGAGGCTGTATGTGTGACACATTTACCTAGGAATGACTTTGGAAAACGCAATATTTCTATGGTTATGCACGTATTCAACACATGAGTGTCATGGTAAGACCCCTCAACACCGGCTGCAGAGTACATGAATAACAAATTATGATCACATTAGTAGTGTGGATACGTGGACGGCCACGCCAATTTATGGATTCAGTTGAGTGTCATGGTAGCCCAATTCGATATCCTCGTCCTCATTGTCATCCATCTCTCATAGTAGTTTCAATAGTGTGAGTGGTAACATCTGCCCAACGATGATGATAACATTGGGGATTGTGTTAGGCGTGGAGCTACTCAATTTAATGATCATCAAATCTTCAACAAGTACAAAGAGTGGTAAATGAAGAAAATTAAAGTGGAGTTTCTATAGGGCGGTAAATGGAAGTGGTGTTCCTACATGTTTGGTAAATGGAAGCATAGTGAATAGAGACATGTTTggtcattttttttagaaaatgattttttattataaattttattaatataaaaaaataaaaggagaGGTGAGTAGACAATTTTAAAATAGggtttaatcatttaaaattcagGAAAGTTGATAAGAGTAAAATGGTATTTTAAATGTATGAATAAAGTGGTTTAAAAGATTTAAGTGATGGAaatgagaaaagagaaaaaccaaatttaataaaaaaaaaaaactatataggACAAGTGTATGATCGTGATACTAtcaatatataagttttaataaaaGCTAATGAGTTTATCATTAGGGCTTACTAtcaatatatattgtaattttaatgtaaaggactatcatatacaaatgatcatAACACTATCAAAATATAGGTTTATCGTAGTCTAATTTGTTACACATGTGTTTGGttgatttgaattgaaattgacattaaaattacaatttcattTCCACCAAAATTgatattgaattacaattcaatgaTGTATTTTGacttaactataatatataattcaatttttatgtttgaaaaaatataataaacacaatttatatatattattaaaatattagtttgacacaatttattataatagtataaTGTCAAAAATTTTGTCTAAAGttttgatataaattaaaataatgattcaaaatgttaacttcctaccttaaacaaaaatcaatatatcttattaatatattaacttcctaatttaaaaaatgccAATTCGACAGGTTAATTTCCTAGATTCAAAAACAAATAGGGTTTAAAATTTTACtaactaaattaaaaacaagATCGATTCTACATAttgactttttaaatttaaaacaaaattatcggTTCAACGCGTTAATCGTAttgtaatgataaaatattaagatattttgtttgaaaaacataaaaaaatgaataaatatttaaattgtaattatgAGATAAAAACAGTGTAAttgaattattagtttaaatttcaCATTAACTCTAATCctaattctaattattaatattaaagtgtttaCCAAACcttaaaaattgaaatcaatccccattttaattttaattttaattttaattttaattttaattttaattttaattttaattttaattttaattttaattttaattttaattttaattttaattttaattttaattttaattttaattttaattttaattttaattcaaatatcatGGTTACCATATTTTGGAATTTGTTATTGAGTGTAAGATTAAGGATGAAAAATGTTAGAATATTTGGATTGGAATTGCCAAAGATTAAATGATGGCCATCATGATATGTACATGATTTTTCTAGTGACTCATTTATTGAGAGTGATTATGATTTTCAGCCTCATTAGTTTTaccattttcaaaatatatgttGACTTTGTATTCTTTCtattctataaataaaaattaatgtagaAGTAGAACATCAAATCTGAAATAACATATTTTAGCCTATTAGTTTTAGAGAGAGGACTTTGAAACTATTTATAAAAGTGTTTAACTCGTGAATAACTTGATTctatgttaaaaaaaagtttgataagcttttgttatattttcaagtcaagttatatatatacatatatattccTTACTTTCTAAAAGTTAGATCTGAAATAgacttttaatttcttaaatattgaCTTTGACCGTTTAATGAATTGGTTTTAAGGATAACAATTAGGCATTTTAAAGATGAGCTCATCCCACCCCGAGTTCTCGGGACACCAACCATCTCGGGATTCTGTATGagcaaaaaatatataatatttttaaaattatataaacatgttaagtatttttattttattgaagatacatttttttgtaaattttttctagttaaaaatataatgattacATCTAACTTATCACCtatgacttttttttatcttatatatacataatattgacttttatttttgtttcatacAATCCTAGCTAACCTatgattttatttcataatataatctcttttttattataaaaagataaattaatgacatatttacaaataatagtttttatgCAATCAAGATGGTTTTGGGCGGGAACTAGGCGTCCAAGCAATAGCTATGTCgtatttcaaaaaatatgtcgatatttttggttaaaaggaataatttaatttgattggtTGTGATCGATTCAAATGGGgacaattttatctttttgttaattataagaTTCACCATAATTGATTATTGTCAACCAATTTactctaaatttataaaattatatttctattaattttttttggtgtTAATTATCTTAATCTTGATGTTTTTTTTGCTTATTTGGGTTGAATCATTTCATGTTtagatttttgttaaaaataaaataaaatatatatgcaattatttttagaaaatgaacgTCTCTATTAACTAATTTAGTagtgttatttaatttaattttttattaacatattgTGCAACTAGTTTTGGATGAAGAATAATAATACCATAATATAGTGTCccaattcatttttataaagtgTTTAATAAAGGTGGACTCCAAAATTTGGggcattttatataatttttattttttaatcttatgttatattttattttatattataattaataaaataatatgtatatttgttaaataatataataaccttaaatttaaattaaggttGCAGATTTAAATATCAGAGCCCGAGAAGGATGGCCCTAGACTAATCTCGCACATCACTGGGCCGGGCTTTTGCTAGTCCATCTTGttctttttatactaaatattttagtatatatttaattaaaattaaaattaaattaaaaatataaattagagaattgaatttgataataatgttaaaaacaatttattgtaataattaaagttaaaggtatataaaatttgatatattttttttaataaaaacaataaaaaatggaataatTTAACACTCTCAAAACAGCCCAAAAAACGGACGGCTGAGATGACAACGTACAGAGAGAGATATTTTCCTCATACACTAAACCCTAGcaaaggaaaaataaaaataaaatggaaaCCCTAATCAGCGCGCCGTTGGGCTTCCAATTTATATAAAGTCAGGGTAACTCTCTCTTCAATTCTCCGCcactctctctttctctctaaaaccctaaacctcCTTAGGGTTCTAGAGTTTTTTCGAAGTTCATCAGTTTCCTAACTTCATATCAGATGGGGAAGTCTTCAAAGAAGGTACTAGATCTTCGCCATACATTAGTTTCCATTGTTTTCACTTTAGTTTTTCATTGTGGTTTTCCAGTCCAAGGTTTCGTGTTTTCTTAAGCATAGAGTTTTGTATGTTTAGGTTGCTGCCGTTGCTGCCGTGGTCGTGCCTTCGCCGATCAAATCCTCAAAGAAGGGTATGTTATTTTCGTTTCTATTTAACTAGCTAATGTGTTTGGATGGTTTAACTCAATATGTAGTATTTTATGACTGATTTCCGTTTGTTTGTTCCTTCTATAGGAAAGAGAGAAGCTGAAGATGCGATAGAAAAGAAACAGAGCGCCAAGAAGCAGAAGACAGAGGTTGTGCCTGAGAAGGTTGTTAAGAAGATTGTCAAGAAAGCTGATTCAAGTAGCTCTGACGACTCTTCTTCAGAGTCTGAAGATGAAAAAGTTGTAGCAAAGAAGACCAAGGTGGTTGCAAAGGCACCTGTCAAAGAGTCCAGTAGCGATGACTCAAGCAGTGATGACTCATCATCTGAAGATGTAAGCATGTCATTACACTCACATCACTCTTTATCACTTTTTAcctttatattaatataaaactttTCCAGGAGGCGCCACCCAAAAAGGCTGTAGCCCCAAAGAAAGCTGTAGCTGTTGCCAAGAATGGGTCAGTTGCCAAAAAGGTCGAATCAAGCAGTTCTTCTGATGATTCTTCAGACGATGATGTATGttcaactatttaattatatcacCGCAtccatatcaattatatatgtcGAATTTGGTCTTGAGAGTTTCGGTAATGTAGGAACCCAAGGCTAAAGCTGCTGCAAAGAAGGCTCCTGCTCCAGCACCAAAGAAGGTGGCTGCAAAGAAAGCTGATTCCAGCAGTGATGATTCTGATTCAGATGATAGCAGTTCTGATGAAGATGTAAATAACCTTCAAATGAATATATGTTATCTCTTATAGCTTATGGATATATGCTAAATTGTTTTACAATTCATCTTATTTAGGAGAAGAAAAAGCCAGCTGCCCCTGCTAAGAAGCCTGCAGCTGCTGCAGCTAAGAAGCCTGCAAAGGATTCTTCTGACTCAAGCTCTGACAGCTCTTCAGATGAAGATGTGAGACATGTTATACTTTTACGATTAATTTTACTATTGATAATAGTTTCTAACATTAGTTTACGTAAATTAAATGAAGGATAAGAAGGCTCCTCCCGCCAAAAATGGATCTGCTGTAGCCAAAAAGGAGTCATCAAGTGATAGTTCTGATGATTCAGACTCTGATTCTGATGTATGTAACATTATCTTGAAATCATATTTGATACTCTGTTTTGATCTGcgtgtttataatattatattactagcttatattattatttctttgacctgaattttttttatttcagacCCCTGCAGCCAAAGCTGTCCCAGCTAAAAAACCTACCCCTGCTGCTGTGACCAAGGTTAGTTTATGTTTCAGACTGAGTTTGTATTTTGTGTTCATATATTCATTTGCTTGCATTCTTAATAGTATATTTTGATTTGTaacaattctattttttttaattttagaaagcAACCAAGGATGAGTCATCTAGTGACAGTGATGATAGCAGCTCTGATGAAGAGGAAGCAAAACCCAATGTGAAGGTGAAAGCCCTTGTTTGCTTTGTTATAGTTGGATTGTTTGTGATAAGTTTTATTCTAATGTTTGACTTTTTACAAACTGACAGGCTGCTGCAAAATCCGCAAAAAAGAGTGATTCATCTGATGAAGAATCTagtgatgaagatgatgaaccTGCCAAAACTCCAAAGAAGAGTGCTGATGTTGTTATGGTAGATGCTCAAACACCAAAGCAAGCtgtaagttattttttaagcaatactactttttaatatttattgatcCATGTGTTTACTATCATTTAATTCCGTGCAGCCCCTTACTCCTGCTACTCCAAGTGAAGGATCAAAGACTCTATTTGTTGGAAACCTTTCTTTCTCTGTTGAACAGTCAGATATGTATGTAGTAGTTACTTCTAATGCTGTATTACTTCAATTATTTCTAGATCTAACAATAATGCTCAAATTTTCAGTGAGGCTTTCTTTAAAGTTGCTGGAGAAGTAGTGTCTGTACGTTTTGCATCAGATGCTGAAGGAAACTTTAGGGGTTTTGGTCATGTTGAGTTTTCTACTCCTGATGAGGCAAAGAAGGTAGTGAATAGCAATCAACATCTACATTTGTATGGTTCAATTGAAATCATATTTGTATTTAGAAGATCCTAAATATTTGAGGATTTTATTTTCAGGCATTGGAGTTGAATGGTAAACCATTACTTGGACGCGATGTTAGACTTGATTTGGCCAGAGAGAGAGGTGCTGCTTACACACCAGCAAGCGGGTATTATTCTTTCTCTTTTAATAAAGAAATGGTTACATAATTTTATGACTTCCATgattttcatattcatatttttctatttattgaagaaatgagagGAGCTTTCAGAAGGGAGGTGGTGAACAAGGAAATACCATATTTGTTCGTGGATTTGATGGTAGTACTGGTGAAGCTCAGGTACTTACTTAACACTCTTCTTATTTGTTAGAgctaatcatttatttaattttgatgttATTTACTGATGATTATCTGTTTTAATCACAGGTGAGAAGTGCACTTGAGGAACATTTTGGTACTTGTGGACAGATCACAAGGTGCCATATCCCCAAGGACTATGATACCAATGAGGTCAAAGGGTGAGTACTTGGAACTTTATATGTCAATTGGGCTGAATGTGATTTAAATAGAAACTTATTTTGACTTCTTGTGTTATTAGAATTGCATACATGGATTTTGCTGATAAAGAAAGCTTCAACAAGGCTTTAGAATTCAATGGAGAGTCACTTGGAGGATACAGTTTAACTGTTGAAGAAGCTAGGCCAAGGGGTGATGGTGGCGCTGGTGGATTCAGTGGTGGAAGAGGTGGCGGTGGATTCAGTGGCGGTAGAAGTGGTGGCCGTGGAGGCAGAGATGGAGGTGGTAGGTTTAGTAGTGGCCGAGGTGGTGGTGGTAGGTTTGGTCGTGGTGGCAGAGATGGCGGTGATAGGTTTAGTGGGGGCAGAGGTGGTGGTGGTAGGTTTTCAAGCGGTGGTCGTGGTGGTGGTAGAAGCGCTAAACCCAATTTGGCTGCACCTGGAACAGGTTAACTTTTGAAACACTTTATTTTGCAAATTTTGTTCTCAACTCGTTTCTCTTATTTGTTCTTaacaattattttgatttatgaaACAGGCAAGAAGACCACATTTGACGATTAGATGATTTTGCTGCTGAAGTGAATGATCAAATCAATCCTGGAATGTCCTAAAATTTTCTATTGTCTTAAGTTTTTGaactttttatttgtttgaagcATTTTATCTACTTTATTAGTATCTCTGTTAAACTATGGAATTTTGTTTACTTAATtgtctaatatatttttgaacatGGAGTATGTTATCATATGGTGAAgagttatttcttattttattttaaagcttTCACTTAATGCTTGAATTATTATTCTgttaaaagtttattaaaaatattttctaatattcattatattataatttaattatattttttaactaatagttttcaacaaaataaatttaaaacatgtattttttattattatttatgttttgtttattaatatttttcagatttttatgCACCTTCATTTGAAACAATATTTCCAACTTTTTTCCATTCTATTCACATATAACAAATATTCAATTGTTGTAGACCTAAATGTTTAAATATCTTTCTCATTCATTTGTGTgtgcatttatttttattattattataatggaCCTTGTTCTTTAAATCATTGATTTTGAGttatatgttatttaattaatctatatttaaatgatttttttttttaaatatacctAATATAAAgaacttatattatattaagagaGTAAAATATGGTCAACTTTAtaacaataaatcaaaatgaAATTTCAATATTGTTTTAACTAGATACATTGAAACTAACAAAAATggatcataaatatttttattaaaaaactatatattgatcttaatatgttataattattttattgcaataatttatttacttaatatatttaaatgaatgactcttgtaaattattattataagaaatttgCAATTTCCAAATTGATATTTTTGGGAACATAGAACGCAGTGCTGAAATATCTATGTCAACCGTCCAACTCCCGCAAGTAAAGCCGCTTGTCTAAGAATTCAATCAACCAGCATCTTCTCTCCCTCCTTTTTCCCCCCTTTTGTCTCACTAAAACTGCGATACCAATTCGCATATACGTATCCGATGATGATGGCCTAACACCTGCTTTATCTCCATCATCCAAGGTTTGGTGATCGGAAATATATGGAGTTCTTGCCGTCGGCGTCGCCTCTCCTTGAAGATTTCGGTCAGAAGGTTGATCTCACCCGCCGGATCCGTGAGGTTTTGCTAAATTATCCCGAGGGGACTACGGTGCTAAAAGAACTTATTCAGAATGCTGATGATGCCGGTGCTACCAAGGTCTGCTTATGTCTTGACCGTAGAATACACGGTTCGGAGTCTTTGTTGTCCGATAAGCTGTCGCAGTGGCAGGGACCGGCAT
It encodes the following:
- the LOC124925276 gene encoding uncharacterized protein LOC124925276 encodes the protein MNLCVNCKSGTSFLGSIEESMEAHTGIYIFEYVEKYINEIGPQHVVQVVTDNATNNMAATELLKFSGVLEKAKALTIFIYAHHRTLAIMRKYTKKKDIVRPGVTRFATSFLTLESLKGKKDQLRLMFTSDEWSKTKLRTTVKGKAAEATVTSISFWNGVSLALNVFTPLVKVLRLVDGDKIPSMAFLFGALKQAKEEVKQNFKKEENDIPILKIVDTKSKVYKNKSGNFSRKMAIAAYEKVNVYHDFDPVGWWSNYGGDTPNLQRMAMRFLSLTSSSSGCERNWSQFEGIHTKKRNRLETSRLNDLVYVKFNANLMKKKSKRETGGDLLLCSQASEAQDWLVEGGDEDEVEPGSGLTWKMVAEASGADEVLRPRRSERRITIRELDEDLDTSEEEHEENVDFESDDERIMNVADGAYIEDLED
- the LOC124923673 gene encoding nucleolin 2-like, whose translation is MGKSSKKVAAVAAVVVPSPIKSSKKGKREAEDAIEKKQSAKKQKTEVVPEKVVKKIVKKADSSSSDDSSSESEDEKVVAKKTKVVAKAPVKESSSDDSSSDDSSSEDEAPPKKAVAPKKAVAVAKNGSVAKKVESSSSSDDSSDDDEPKAKAAAKKAPAPAPKKVAAKKADSSSDDSDSDDSSSDEDEKKKPAAPAKKPAAAAAKKPAKDSSDSSSDSSSDEDDKKAPPAKNGSAVAKKESSSDSSDDSDSDSDTPAAKAVPAKKPTPAAVTKKATKDESSSDSDDSSSDEEEAKPNVKAAAKSAKKSDSSDEESSDEDDEPAKTPKKSADVVMVDAQTPKQAPLTPATPSEGSKTLFVGNLSFSVEQSDIEAFFKVAGEVVSVRFASDAEGNFRGFGHVEFSTPDEAKKALELNGKPLLGRDVRLDLARERGAAYTPASGNERSFQKGGGEQGNTIFVRGFDGSTGEAQVRSALEEHFGTCGQITRCHIPKDYDTNEVKGIAYMDFADKESFNKALEFNGESLGGYSLTVEEARPRGDGGAGGFSGGRGGGGFSGGRSGGRGGRDGGGRFSSGRGGGGRFGRGGRDGGDRFSGGRGGGGRFSSGGRGGGRSAKPNLAAPGTGKKTTFDD